A genomic window from Lotus japonicus ecotype B-129 chromosome 1, LjGifu_v1.2 includes:
- the LOC130732205 gene encoding EPIDERMAL PATTERNING FACTOR-like protein 2 encodes MGRTQMCLCCHQYRQMITWLILFASTSLFTHFVFMAEGRAISNHIEVSQNGMEERESIMVAGIQNHIGSSPPNCERRCRTCGHCEAVQVPVAPQIQNHRSHFPAAREAASLTYSRGDSLSNYKPISWKCKCGDYIFNP; translated from the exons ATGGGCAGAACTCAAATGTGTCTCTGCTGCCACCAATATAGACAAATGATCACATGGCTCATTCTCTTTgcttcaacttctctcttcaCCCACTTTGTTTTCATGGCTGAAG GAAGAGCAATTTCCAACCACATTGAAGTTTCCCAG AATGGAATGGAAGAGAGGGAATCAATCATGGTAGCAGGAATTCAGAATCATATAGGGTCAAGTCCACCAAATTGTGAAAGAAGATGCAGAACATGTGGGCATTGTGAGGCAGTTCAAGTCCCTGTTGCACCTCAAATTCAAAACCATAGAAGCCATTTTCCTGCAGCAAGAGAAGCTGCAAGTCTTACTTACTCCAGAGGAGATTCACTTTCCAACTACAAACCCATTAGTTGGAAGTGCAAGTGTGGGGACTACATTTTCAACCCATGA
- the LOC130727652 gene encoding ergosterol biosynthetic protein 28 — MKALGWWLIVVGTLRLASVWFGFFDIWALRLAVFSKTTMTEIHGRTFGTWTLLTCTLCYLCAFNLENKPLYLATLLSFFYALGHFLTEYLIYQTMEFSNLTTVGIFAGTSIVWMLLQWNNHQKVRLKPSKRKA; from the exons ATGAAGGCGTTGGGATGGTGGCTGATCGTGGTTGGCACGCTCCGATTAGCCTCCGTGTGGTTCGGTTTCTTCGACATCTGGGCTCTCCGACTCGCCGTCTTCTCCAAAACCACCA TGACTGAAATTCATGGACGCACATTTGGAACTTGGACACTGTTGACCTGCACCCTGTGCTATCTATGTGCATTCAATCTTGAAAATAAGCCTCTTTACCTGGCTACTTTGTTGTCATTCTTCTATGCATTGGGTCATTTTTTGACCGAATACCTAATTTATCAAACAATGGAATTTTCAAATCTCACAACTGTCGGTATATTTGCAG GAACATCGATTGTATGGATGCTATTGCAATGGAATAATCACCAGAAAGTCCGGTTGAAGCCCTCTAAGAGAAAGGCTTAG
- the LOC130732206 gene encoding uncharacterized protein LOC130732206 produces MLKQLPNRNQRTKGSMIKQGFKIFTLIAVIIWLLFQLNHSLDKRKPNEDNTKVFEKLKASHESKKLGRKWFQPWINKPYGLMEETEESESERVVEQSIGGDDDIVEPEEVEDLIDEEDKEKEEENEDIEETMSLLEDKGHNEGEKDTYEKNYKETGASRVVRIRRVTLSLGSEFEIGGLRKIKEAVEENSEKIVTEKLQKKTTKGSKVIVNVHSH; encoded by the coding sequence ATGTTGAAGCAATTGCCTAACAGAAACCAGAGGACAAAAGGCTCCATGATAAAACAAGGTTTCaaaatatttactttaattgCTGTTATCATCTGGTTGCTTTTTCAGCTCAACCATTCACTAGATAAGAGGAAGCCTAATGAGGACAACACAAAAGTATTTGAAAAGCTGAAGGCTAGTCATGAATCCAAAAAACTTGGGAGAAAATGGTTCCAGCCTTGGATAAATAAGCCatatggattgatggaagaaacaGAAGAAAGCGAATCCGAGAGGGTAGTGGAACAAAGCATTGGTGGCGATGATGACATTGTTGAACCTGAGGAAGTGGAAGACCTGATTGATGAAGAAGACAAGGAGAAAGAGGAGGAAAATGAAGACATTGAAGAAACTATGAGTTTATTAGAGGATAAAGGCCATAATGAAGGTGAAAAAGACACGTATGAGAAGAATTACAAAGAGACTGGTGCATCCAGGGTTGTCAGAATCAGAAGAGTGACACTAAGTTTAGGTTCAGAATTTGAAATTGGAGGTCTGAGGAAAATAAAAGAGGCAGTGGAAGAAAATTCAGAAAAGATTGTAACAGAAAAGCTGCAGAAGAAAACCACAAAAGGAAGCAAAGTTATTGTGAATGTTCACAGTCACTGA